Proteins co-encoded in one Pelobates fuscus isolate aPelFus1 chromosome 5, aPelFus1.pri, whole genome shotgun sequence genomic window:
- the LOC134612352 gene encoding putative methyltransferase DDB_G0268948: MTDHLFKSKAFSSVYQQYMVPVSSDVMNLIFSYLKEKKSKPYDTAVDVGCGTGRYTMPLAKRFKKVIGVDISESQLEEAKQFCSLENVTFQVAAAENLPLDDASVDLVNAGLAAHWFNVEKFVHEAVRVLKPNGCLAVHAFVPIFKLQDGNNDPALNVVMKQCLDKISEFKYENNNIMHHQYEEVFNAIPLKDKKWVTDIPVVFEMSVEEIIGFFQSIYMYQ, translated from the coding sequence ATGACTGATCATTTATTTAAAAGCAAGGCCTTCTCATCCGTGTACCAGCAGTATATGGTTCCTGTGTCCAGTGACGTCATGAATCTGATTTTCTCATatttgaaggagaagaaaagtaaACCGTATGATACAGCAGTCGATGTTGGCTGCGGTACTGGGAGATATACAATGCCTCTAGCAAAAAGGTTCAAAAAGGTTATCGGTGTAGACATCAGTGAATCTCAGCTTGAGGAAGCCAAACAATTCTGTTCCTTGGAAAATGTAACTTTCCAGGTGGCTGCTGCTGAGAACTTACCCCTTGATGATGCATCTGTGGACCTTGTAAATGCAGGACTTGCTGCTCATTGGTTCAATGTGGAAAAATTTGTGCATGAAGCAGTTCGAGTTTTAAAGCCCAACGGCTGTCTGGCAGTTCATGCTTTTGTTCCAATTTTTAAATTACAAGATGGCAATAATGATCCAGCGCTAAATGTTGTTATGAAGCAGTGTTTAGACAAAATATCAGAATTCAAGTACGAAAACAACAATATTATGCATCACCAGTATGAAGAAGTGTTCAATGCTATACCATTAAAAGACAAGAAGTGGGTTACGGACATCCCCGTTGTATTTGAAATGTCTGTTGAAGAAATAATAGGATTTTTTCAGTCTATATACATGTATCAATAA